Proteins from one Falco naumanni isolate bFalNau1 chromosome 2, bFalNau1.pat, whole genome shotgun sequence genomic window:
- the EXPH5 gene encoding exophilin-5 isoform X1 gives MTAAPGGLDLSFLNEEEARAIFQVLQRDSELRRAEKDRVSKLLKRKKSETGLQGVTGEWFEEIQRKKFQNYVDVNRMLKPPLEHRLRKSKTTNHKELKMSSRTNPQAQKSTSASFLGFRSPFAWLFSFRKSRKNQTQQQPRYDSSASPSSEGEEMAAAEMCNSPMSTETSDHSFGANKNEMMEKSTQEWNEQLEKEFFSVLNDLDDQLAQEQAQDPLDRTVSTSSASSVQYINAFPTSKRQTASRGQHRNDWSDMPSTFFPDGLRTIRAKDEHKIFIRPRKLHSAYINWHQAAFQEDYKYGDPADGNPHRLSSRLSSVSFGRSSEGSLYPPSITQNSGFRHKSCMNRDTAGRSYSVCSLRRCPSSVSSDQLSSSSLQHPLARESNNGFLPRFGRQNPKRIPLSSIVWNNTPDSPGQTSAQEKMFRTQSLMEFHATDHGRYPSCLQETKKYACYHSKHHYRRSISSSNCFSRVSCPDKATSPLPFDNWENYPLYKSENNLSRSYYRDTSSHGKLYAKQNSSYGKKDSYPSWADIPQYYNEETFISPDASFEMIMANLNDQQWAHTKNAKFGSQRLQNDFHMYSPETTNIKGTTRSANRTFSEFTEGCQPWLSCNSSVSSSNSRTDEPVFLNLKDQTKPIGLNRNSAVVAQRGTKADFTQLEKVEGMKLPDKDMPLRSVSQQGDTSCINTQSFPCKSPASATLQRSASLFNTMRSKRQTEVTAREDIAKIYTSNGDKRNIQMKENYCPPNSVFNQPPCNLPADDSRKELLLPSQKEQEHNLHYAAKRESITQDNWSAEAMNQATPKRQSSLLNVASAPSAEKLANCQGMFSCPPECSSSSSQSSPQALCHKDNSKCLGTRTSSSVNCTVPESQAEDGKPTQVSRISVTKEISQKTLQKTSTLVTKDCNGQCTTSSPQNANSGNTYMRSFDGDPKPSEQSLSYFCLEKESRKKRSNSPCTERLHKQDSLLRHTSSCSVTGSPSRNSLKSPDPLVIYYTLPRKSASIAGSIMSDKPISLPRESRTIYDRLRSETPHRADAFCSNQRDVSCLDSNHSFLTSASLSAATSNKEKDCPSPLTKSPNDSVSSSTSVELTDRCKHLSRRESSVFSDCKERGNFLQKYKTTSTFTVCVDEDHVKYHELVSIYYTLPRRHSRTFCNLFRDNPEDVDLPCPKENVQSPRIRNKKNEGYVSLANVFFPSTSEKEVPSYSSDPVSSAVVTPQNLGTAVDSEGENSHLSPSSEKISTSKSMSMIHSRKDSSTDLPLAENVLSDMVTKEISLGGPQSTAVVAKSGKTISDPSSSQNTEISLKEKKEILQTASPLMSTLSTPPKPGRCLEKPLYSTSTNKNTIQKGNSENCCQPPKVNTNKNLNNLLLHPGGKSFLGRSGNTERADVLLPPVEDKYRGSTEVKQKVNFLHQSTPLCNNKSSGLQLRADSSRKNANDLKSCSKVLSESRNKVPEVSTASSADPLLQLDEGVSTDADELKNSKIKKEQKSQSTQIGKDYSGLQELERDSEGRLNINCKDKVLRVTQDQKITRSAEDENKLLSDCMRDKVKDIEKRKNRPSIKNKLAAVYKTSRKFSSKNLPPKPHISNIFSQNDGSATSLEVDMSPDSQISTDCCEPFLQLDNESQNHSLDPDKNMPRPRTAENKKTENQNDPSLLVNNTNWRSFTSSYIQKEAISPQKSTGKVENPPSLTTLFPDKAVTTRNKNSHSLDLRLESKNQPISPSATTSDSVDDEKRRASSRACSPPLTLLTDKNSNTYVNSCLQAGICPEQNLTPQTVRGQCQNTSQAASLKNANLHSYQLRKSHAKSQRERHLSESICAQDSPETFASGSNILPEVGTHGKRFKSYSELLPCDENENWASDDERCYSTRNLMYPSIEFGIFGKEQQLAFLENIKRSLTEGRLWRPCLLNNPGALRDGETPSINRAELLSSSSAGSKMSSAASSPQELTDTHREYPAAYSDSDSDTTTDDEYYLDEIDKESEL, from the exons ATGACCGCAGCGCCTGGGGGGCTGGATCTCAGTTTTTTAAACGAGGAGGAAGCCAGGGCGATTTTTCAGGTGCTGCAGAGGGACTCGGAGCTTCGGCGGGCTGAGAAGGACAGAGTCAG caaacttttgaaaagaaagaagtctgaaacagggctgcagggagtgACTGGAGAATGGtttgaagaaatacaaagaaaaaagtttcagaattaCGTTGATGTCAATAGAATGCTAAAACCACCATTAGAACACCGGCTAAGGAAGAGCAAAACCACCA AtcataaagaattaaaaatgtcatCCCGTACAAATCCTCAAGCACAAAAGAGCACTTCAGCTTCCTTTCTGGGCTTCAGATCACCTTTTGCTTGGCTTTTCTCCTTtagaaaatcaaggaaaaacCAGACTCAGCAGCAACCACG ATATGACAGTTCTGCTAGTCCATCTTcagaaggggaagaaatggCAGCG GCTGAAATGTGTAATTCCCCAATGTCAACTGAAACAAGTGATCATTCTTTTGgtgcaaacaaaaatgaaatgatgGAGAAAAGTACACAGGAATGGAATGAACAGCTGGAGAAAGAGTTTTTCAGTG TTCTAAATGATTTGGATGACCAGCTGGCCCAGGAACAAGCCCAAGACCCGTTGGACAGGACAGTGTCTACTAGCAGTGCATCAAGTGTCCAATACATTAATGCATTCCCTACTTCAAAGAGACAGACTGCTAGTAGGGGGCAACACAGAAATGACTGGAGTGACATGCCTAGCACATTTTTCCCAGATGGACTGAGAACAATAAGAGCCAAAGATGAACACAAAATTTTCATCAGACCAAGGAAATTACACAGTGCATATATAAACTGGCACCAGGCAGCCTTTCAAGAAGATTACAAATATGGTGATCCAGCTGATGGAAATCCTCATCGGCTGAGCAGCAggctgtcttctgtttcttttggacGGTCTTCAGAAGGTAGCTTATATCCTCCTTCCATAACACAGAACAGTGGATTTAGGCACAAGAGCTGTATGAACAGGGATACAGCTGGCAGAAGTTACTCTGTGTGTTCCCTTCGGAGATGTCCATCATCAGTATCTTCTGACCAACTATCATCATCTAGTTTACAACATCCATTGGCAAGGGAGAGCAACAATGGTTTTCTACCAAGGTTTGGTCGACAGAACCCAAAGAGAATTCCTCTGTCTTCTATTGTATGGAACAACACACCAGACTCTCCTGGACAAACATCAGctcaagaaaaaatgtttagaacCCAATCACTGATGGAGTTTCATGCTACAGACCATGGTAGATATCCTAGCTGTTTGCAAGAAACCAAGAAATATGCATGTTACCACTCAAAACACCATTACAGAAGATCGATTTCAAGCAGTAATTGCTTTAGTAGAGTTAGTTGCCCTGACAAGGCTACTTCTCCATTGCCCTTTGATAACTGGGAAAACTATCCATTatacaaatcagaaaataatctCTCTAGATCCTACTATAGAGATACTTCTTCTCACGGCAAGTTGTATGCAAAGCAAAATTCttcatatggaaaaaaagacagctatCCTTCTTGGGCTGATATTCCTCAGTACTACAATgaggaaacatttatttccccTGATGCCAGTTTTGAAATGATTATGGCTAATTTAAATGACCAGCAGTGGGCACACACAAAGAATGCCAAGTTTGGTTCACAGCGCCTCCAGAACGATTTTCACATGTATTCTCCAGAAACTACAAATATCAAAGGGACAACAAGAAGTGCAAATAGAACTTTTTCAGAATTCACAGAGGGCTGTCAGCCCTGGCTAAGTTGtaactcttcagtttcttcatcTAATAGTAGAACTGATGAGCCAGTCTTCCTTAATTTGAAGGACCAAACAAAACCTATAGGACTGAACAGGAATTCAGCTGTTGTTGCCCAAAGAGGTACTAAGGCAGACTTCACACAACTAGAAAAAGTTGAAGGTATGAAACTGCCAGACAAAGACATGCCGTTACGGTCAGTTTCTCAACAAGGAGATACAAGCTGCATCAACACCCAGAGTTTTCCCTGTAAGAGCCCTGCTTCTGCCACGTTGCAACGCAGTGCATCTCTCTTTAATACAATGAGATCAAAGAGACAAACCGAAGTCACTGCCAGAGAAGATATTGCAAAAATATATACATCAAATGGTGATAAAAGAAATAtacaaatgaaggaaaattattGCCCACCCAACAGTGTGTTCAATCAGCCTCCCTGTAATTTGCCAGCTGATGACAGCAGAAAGGAACTTCTTCTTCCAAGTCAGAAAGAACAGGAACATAATCTGCATTATGCAGCAAAAAGAGAGAGCATCACACAGGATAATTGGAGTGCAGAAGCCATGAACCAAGCTACTCCAAAGAGACAATCGTCACTGCTGAATGTTGCTTCTGCTCCATCCGCTGAAAAATTAGCAAACTGTCAAGGCATGTTCTCCTGTCCTCCTGAATGCTCATCTAGCTCCTCACAAAGCTCTCCACAAGCACTTTGTCATAAAGACAACTCTAAATGCTTAGGAACACGAACTAGCTCTTCAGTAAATTGCACAGTTCCTGAATCTCAAGCAGAAGATGGAAAACCAACTCAAGTGAGCAGAATAAGTGTTACCAAAGAGatttcacagaaaacactgcaaaagaCAAGCACTTTAGTTACTAAGGACTGTAATGGACAATGCACTACTAGTTCTCCACAAAACGCAAATTCTGGAAATACTTACATGCGTAGCTTTGATGGAGACCCCAAGCCCTCTGAACAGAGTTTAAGTTATTTTTGccttgaaaaagaaagcagaaaaaaaaggagtaattcACCTTGTACTGAAAGACTTCACAAGCAAGACAGCTTACTGAGACACACCAGTAGCTGCAGCGTTACTGGCTCCCCTAGCCGCAACAGCCTCAAATCTCCTGACCCGCTTGTTATTTATTACACTTTGCCTAGAAAATCAGCTAGCATTGCTGGTAGTATTATGTCAGATAAGCCCATCTCCTTACCTAGAGAAAGTAGAACAATATATGATCGCTTAAGGTCTGAAACTCCACATAGAGCTGATGCCTTTTGTTCTAATCAAAGAGATGTGTCTTGTTTAGACTCAAACCATTCCTTTTTAACATCAGCATCATTAAGTGCTGCTAcaagtaacaaagaaaaagattgcCCCAGCCCTTTAACCAAAAGTCCTAATGATTCAGTAAGTAGTAGTACATCAGTTGAACTGACAGACAGATGTAAACATCTAAGCAGAAGAGAGTCCTCTGTGTTTTCAGATTGTAAGGAGAGAGGAAactttttgcagaaatacaaaactaCAAGCACATTTACAGTTTGTGTTGATGAAGATCATGTCAAGTATCATGAACTAGTTTCAATTTATTACACGTTACCACGGAGGCATTCAAGAACGTTTTGTAACCTCTTTAGAGATAATCCAGAGGATGTAGATTTACCTTGTCCCAAAGAAAATGTTCAGTCACCAAGAATAcgaaacaagaaaaatgaaggctATGTGAGtttagcaaatgtttttttccccagcacttCGGAAAAAGAGGTGCCTTCGTATTCTTCCGACCCAGTATCTTCAGCTGTGGTCACACCTCAAAACTTAGGAACTGCTGTTGATAGTGAAGGAGAGAATTCCCACTTATCTCCTAGCTCTGAGAAGATAAGTACTTCAAAGTCAATGAGTATGATACACAGCAGGAAAGATAGTTCAACAGATCTTCCATTAgcagaaaatgtgctttctgaCATGGTgacaaaagaaatttctttaGGTGGTCCACAATCCACTGCAGTAGTGGCTAAGTCAGGTAAGACTATTTCTGATCCCTCAAGTagccaaaatacagaaataagtctaaaagaaaagaaggaaattttacAAACAGCTTCACCGCTAATGTCCACTTTATCAACCCCTCCCAAGCCAGGCAGATGTTTAGAAAAGCCTTTGTATTCTActtcaacaaataaaaatactataCAGAAGGGAAACTCTGAAAACTGCTGTCAGCCCCCTAAGGTGAACACCaataaaaatctgaacaatTTACTCCTCCACCCAGGAGGGAAGAGTTTCCTTGGAAGGAGTGGTAACACAGAGCGTGCTGATGTGCTGCTTCCTCCTGTGGAAGACAAGTACAGGGGTAGTACTGAAGTCAAACAGAAAGTAAATTTCCTACACCAGAGCACACCTCTGTGTAATAATAAAAGTAGTGGACTGCAATTAAGGGCTGACAGttcaagaaaaaatgcaaatgatttAAAGTCTTGTAGCAAAGTTCTTTCAGAGTCTCGGAACAAAGTACCTGAGGTAAGCACAGCTTCCAGTGCTGACCCATTACTTCAGCTAGATGAAGGGGTTAGCACAGATGCAGATGAATTAAAGaattcaaaaattaaaaaagagcaaaaatcaCAGAGTACTCAAATCGGTAAAGATTATAGTGGTTTGCAGGAATTGGAGAGGGACAGTGAAGGCCGCCTGAACATTAACTGTAAAGATAAAGTCCTCAGGGTTACACAAGATCAGAAAATAACACGGAGTGCAGAAGACGAGAACAAGCTTCTCTCTGACTGCATGAGAGACAAAGTCAAAGAtatagaaaaaaggaaaaacagaccttcaattaaaaataaactggcaGCTGTTTACAAAACAAGTCGaaaattttcaagtaaaaatttACCCCCCAAACCACATATaagtaacattttttcacagaatGATGGAAGTGCCACTTCTTTAGAGGTCGACATGTCCCCTGACTCACAGATTTCAACAGATTGCTGTGAGCCGTTCCTGCAGTTGGACAATGAAAGTCAGAATCACAGTCTGGACCCTGATAAGAATATGCCCAGACCAAGAACAGCTGAGAATAAGAAGACTGAAAATCAGAATGATCCTTCCTTGCTTGTTAATAACACCAATTGGAGGTCTTTTACAAGCTCATACATCCAGAAAGAAGCCATCAGTCCCCAAAAATCTACAGGGAAAGTGGAAAATCCACCAAGTCTTACAACCCTATTTCCAGATAAAGCAGTAACCACAAGAAATAAGAATTCCCATAGCCTCGATCTCAGGTTAGAAAGCAAAAACCAGCCCATCTCTCCCAGTGCTACTACATCGGACTCAGTGGATGATGAGAAAAGAAGAGCTAGCAGTCGTGCCTGCAGTCCTCCCCTGACACTTCTAACTGACAAAAACTCGAACACATACGTAAATAGCTGCTTGCAGGCAGGCATATGTCCAGAGCAAAACTTAACTCCTCAGACAGTGCGTGGTCAGTGTCAAAATACCTCTCAGGCTGCTAGCTTAAAAAATGCTAACTTGCATAGCTATCAGTTGCGCAAGAGTCATGCCAAAAGTCAGCGTGAGCGTCACCTTTCTGAGAGTATTTGTGCTCAAGACTCCCCTGAGACCTTTGCCTCGGGAAGCAATATTCTGCCAGAAGTTGGTACACATGGGAAGAGGTTTAAGTCTTACTCAGAGCTGTTGCCttgtgatgaaaatgaaaactgggcATCGGATGATGAAAGGTGTTACAGCACAAGAAATTTGATGTATCCTTCCATTGAGTTTGGTATATTTGGCAAAGAACAGCAGTTGGCTTTCCTGGAAAATATCAAAAGGTCACTCACAGAAGGGCGATTATGGAGACCATGTCTTCTTAACAACCCTGGTGCTCTCAGAGATGGAGAGACCCCTTCTATAAATAGGGCTGAGCTTTTGAGCTCAAGTTCTGCTGGGAGCAAAATGTCATCTGCTGCTTCATCCCCCCAAGAGCTGACTGATACCCATCGGGAATACCCAGCAGCTTATTCGGACTCAGACAGTGATACCACCACCGATGATGAATACTACCTAGATGAGATAGATAAAGAATCGGAGCTATGA